The Agrococcus carbonis genome has a window encoding:
- a CDS encoding DNA polymerase III subunit gamma and tau, producing the protein MVAALYRRYRPESFSELIGQAHVTDPLRTALRADRVNHAYLFSGPRGCGKTTSARILARCLNCAEGPTPDPCGVCDSCVELGRDGGGSLDVVEIDAASHGGVDDARDLRERATFAPSRDRYKVFIIDEAHMVTSGGFNALLKIVEEPPEHIKFIFATTEPEKVIGTIRSRTHHYPFRLIAPAPMLEYVQQLCVEEGVQVDPGVLPLVVRAGGGSARDTLSLLDQLIAGSESKVTYEHAVALLGFTHGELLDEIVGALSAADASRLFASIDRVVQSGQDPRRFVEDLLERLRDLIVAHAASDPAAILHGVPEDELRVLVEQAGGFGAAELSRAADIVAKSLTDMAGATSPRLHLELMAARLLVPEAGEPEVGTLARVERLEQRLDGAGAPAAPVASQPAPARVAGSAPAPVAAPAAPSTAPAAPSTASAAEPAPAQAPSPAAAVAATPAPSAPAASAPAPAASEPAPAASAPAPTAKERTPAAEAPAAPIAVPAEAITFQQLRDAWDEVLQQLAEQNRSAWMLVSNTTPIELRDGDVLLLGFQSDADVQRFREPQGTRPSPADALRRVIAALLGIEVKYVPRTPRQTPRASAGQPPSAGEEVHRAATASAPPAAQPAPVAPSPTPAPSPTPAPSTARASAPEPQRASAPVSTSASAGARDGERRPAPTPAAGAPAADAAVTGWAVATIPTDADAPPEDLPEQPLPDEPEPDPFSFVSAPEAPAPAAASAPAPQAEATPAAPSPMREAMASAPRPEPELSASQAARYGEAVVREELGAELIEERPRVRGER; encoded by the coding sequence CCGAGCTCATCGGGCAGGCGCACGTCACCGATCCGCTGCGCACCGCACTGCGCGCCGACCGGGTCAACCACGCCTACCTCTTCTCGGGTCCGCGCGGCTGCGGCAAGACGACGAGCGCCCGCATCCTCGCCCGCTGCCTCAACTGCGCCGAGGGCCCGACGCCCGACCCCTGCGGCGTGTGCGACTCGTGCGTCGAGCTCGGCCGCGACGGCGGAGGCTCGCTCGACGTCGTCGAGATCGATGCGGCGAGCCACGGCGGCGTCGACGACGCGCGCGACCTGCGCGAGCGCGCCACGTTCGCGCCGAGCCGCGACCGCTACAAGGTCTTCATCATCGACGAGGCGCACATGGTGACCTCCGGCGGCTTCAACGCGCTGCTGAAGATCGTCGAGGAGCCGCCCGAGCACATCAAGTTCATCTTCGCGACGACGGAGCCCGAGAAGGTCATCGGCACGATCCGCTCCCGCACGCACCACTACCCGTTCCGGCTCATCGCCCCCGCGCCGATGCTCGAGTACGTGCAGCAGCTGTGCGTCGAGGAGGGCGTGCAGGTCGATCCCGGCGTGCTGCCGCTCGTCGTGCGCGCCGGCGGCGGCTCGGCGCGCGACACGCTGAGCCTGCTCGACCAGCTCATCGCCGGCTCCGAGTCCAAGGTCACCTACGAGCACGCGGTCGCGCTGCTCGGCTTCACGCACGGCGAGCTGCTCGACGAGATCGTGGGCGCGCTGTCGGCTGCGGATGCGTCGAGGCTGTTCGCGTCGATCGATCGCGTCGTGCAGTCCGGTCAGGATCCGCGCCGCTTCGTCGAGGACCTGCTCGAGCGGCTCCGCGACCTGATCGTCGCGCACGCGGCGAGCGACCCCGCGGCGATCCTGCACGGCGTCCCGGAGGACGAGCTGCGCGTGCTCGTCGAGCAGGCCGGCGGCTTCGGCGCCGCCGAGCTCTCGCGGGCCGCCGACATCGTCGCGAAGTCGCTCACCGACATGGCGGGCGCGACGAGCCCGCGCCTGCACCTCGAGCTGATGGCCGCGCGGCTGCTCGTGCCCGAGGCGGGCGAGCCCGAGGTCGGCACGCTCGCGCGCGTCGAGCGGCTCGAGCAGCGGCTCGACGGCGCCGGCGCGCCGGCCGCCCCGGTCGCGTCTCAGCCGGCGCCCGCACGGGTGGCCGGGTCGGCGCCCGCGCCCGTTGCCGCCCCGGCCGCGCCGTCGACCGCCCCGGCTGCGCCGTCGACCGCCTCTGCTGCCGAGCCGGCGCCCGCACAGGCACCGTCGCCCGCCGCCGCCGTTGCAGCAACGCCCGCCCCGTCGGCGCCCGCCGCGTCGGCGCCCGCGCCTGCGGCCTCCGAGCCGGCTCCTGCCGCGTCGGCGCCCGCTCCGACCGCGAAGGAGCGAACCCCGGCAGCCGAGGCGCCTGCGGCGCCGATCGCCGTGCCCGCCGAGGCGATCACCTTCCAGCAGCTGCGCGACGCGTGGGACGAGGTGCTGCAGCAGCTCGCCGAGCAGAACCGCTCTGCGTGGATGCTCGTGAGCAACACCACCCCGATCGAGCTGCGCGACGGGGATGTGCTGCTGCTCGGATTCCAGTCGGATGCCGACGTGCAGCGGTTCCGCGAGCCGCAGGGCACGCGGCCGAGCCCTGCCGACGCGCTCCGCCGCGTCATCGCCGCGCTGCTCGGCATCGAGGTGAAGTACGTCCCGCGCACGCCGCGGCAGACCCCGCGCGCGTCCGCCGGCCAGCCCCCGTCGGCCGGCGAGGAGGTGCACCGAGCCGCGACGGCGTCGGCGCCTCCCGCCGCGCAGCCTGCGCCCGTCGCTCCGTCGCCGACGCCGGCCCCGTCGCCGACGCCGGCCCCGTCGACGGCGCGGGCGTCGGCTCCCGAGCCGCAGCGCGCATCCGCCCCCGTCTCGACGAGCGCGAGCGCCGGCGCGCGTGATGGCGAGCGGCGCCCCGCTCCGACGCCCGCCGCGGGTGCCCCGGCCGCCGATGCGGCCGTCACCGGCTGGGCGGTCGCGACGATCCCGACCGATGCCGATGCACCGCCGGAGGACCTCCCGGAGCAGCCGCTGCCCGACGAGCCCGAGCCGGACCCCTTCTCGTTCGTGTCGGCACCCGAGGCTCCGGCGCCCGCCGCCGCATCCGCCCCGGCACCGCAGGCGGAGGCGACGCCCGCAGCGCCGTCGCCGATGCGCGAGGCGATGGCGAGCGCGCCGCGGCCCGAGCCCGAGCTCTCGGCCTCGCAGGCCGCGCGCTACGGCGAGGCGGTCGTGCGGGAGGAGCTCGGCGCCGAGCTGATCGAGGAGCGCCCGCGGGTGCGAGGGGAGCGCTGA